In the genome of Brassica napus cultivar Da-Ae unplaced genomic scaffold, Da-Ae ScsIHWf_20;HRSCAF=42, whole genome shotgun sequence, one region contains:
- the LOC125600038 gene encoding probable LRR receptor-like serine/threonine-protein kinase At5g10290 isoform X5: MALSELWLSQILACVFIRCCIWPSRTLSRNKLNGTIPVSLTGLLNLINLLFDSNNLNGQILQTLFQIPKYNFTGNNLNCGVGQPHPCVSEVARSGWFVDVAAVPPQIGLVCFVLWFV, encoded by the exons ATGGCTCTCTCAGAGTTATGGCTCTCTCAGATTTTAGCATGCGTCTTTATTCGCTGTTGTATTTGGCCAAGCAGGACTTTGAGTAGGAACAAACTTAACGGGACTATCCCTGTGTCACTCACTGGTCTTCTGAACCTGATAAATCT TCTTTTTGATTCCAATAATCTCAATGGCCAGATTCTTCAAACTCTATTTCAGATCCCAAAATACAA TTTCACAGGAAACAACTTGAATTGTGGTGTTGGTCAACCTCACCCTTGTGTATCTGAGGTTGCCCGTTCAG GTTGGTTCGTGGATGTTGCAGCTGTACCACCTCAAATTGGTTTGGTCTGTTTTGTGTTGTGGTTTGTTTGA
- the LOC125600038 gene encoding probable LRR receptor-like serine/threonine-protein kinase At5g10290 isoform X4, translating into MLETYPLPRTLSRNKLNGTIPVSLTGLLNLINLLFDSNNLNGQILQTLFQIPKYNFTGNNLNCGVGQPHPCVSEVARSGIDIKDTNVTCSWMLQVGSWMLQLYHLKLVWSVLCCGLFELYIVVLLRTSTSAPE; encoded by the exons ATGCTGGAAACTTATCCTCTTCCAAG GACTTTGAGTAGGAACAAACTTAACGGGACTATCCCTGTGTCACTCACTGGTCTTCTGAACCTGATAAATCT TCTTTTTGATTCCAATAATCTCAATGGCCAGATTCTTCAAACTCTATTTCAGATCCCAAAATACAA TTTCACAGGAAACAACTTGAATTGTGGTGTTGGTCAACCTCACCCTTGTGTATCTGAGGTTGCCCGTTCAG GGATAGACATAAAGGATACAAACGTGACGTGTTCGTGGATGTTGCAGGTTGGTTCGTGGATGTTGCAGCTGTACCACCTCAAATTGGTTTGGTCTGTTTTGTGTTGTGGTTTGTTTGAACTTTATATAGTGGTGCTGCTCAGAACATCAACATCAGCACCAGAAtga
- the BNAA02G36800D gene encoding protein RGF1 INDUCIBLE TRANSCRIPTION FACTOR 1, which yields MAIENHENPNRRRSMGGGGPEEEENQWPPWLKPLLKENFFAQCNFHGHSPKNECNMYCLDCTNGGSLCPLCLEHHKDHRTIQIRRLSYHDVIRVNEIQMHLDILSVQTYVNNSAKVVFLNERPQLERVRGVRVTNACDVCSRGLADDCFCFCSLGCKVAGASRSFEKGVKHTLTELESSNNSSGVEDSIPSLQSLITSTPQRPTSTSLRKRPRKGIPHRSLLQ from the exons ATGGCGATCGAAAACCACGAGAACCCAAATCGCAGAAGAAGCATG GGAGGTGGTGgaccagaggaagaagagaaccaGTGGCCTCCATGGCTGAAACCATTACTGAAAGAAAACTTCTTTGCTCAATGCAACTTTCATGGACACTCACCTAAAAACGAATGCAACATGTATTGTTTGGACTGCACTAATGGCGGCTCCCTTTGCCCTCTCTGTCTTGAACACCACAAAGATCATCGTACCATCCAG ATAAGGAGATTGTCCTATCACGATGTGATAAGGGTCAACGAGATTCAGATGCATTTAGATATCTTGAGCGTTCAGACGTATGTGAACAACAGCGCAAAGGTTGTGTTTTTGAATGAAAGGCCTCAGCTTGAGCGCGTTAGAGGAGTTAGAGTTACTAATGCCTGCGATGTCTGTTCTCGTGGCCTTGCTGACGATTGCTTTTGCTTCTGCTCTCTTGGCTGCAAG GTAGCAGGAGCTTCTAGAAGCTTTGAGAAGGGAGTGAAGCATACTCTAACGGAATTAGAGAGTTCAAACAACAGTTCAGGAGTAGAGGATAGCATTCCAAGTCTCCAGAGTTTAATCACATCAACACCACAACGTCCTACTTCTACTTCTTTGAGAAAAAGACCAAGAAAGGGTATCCCTCACCGATCTCTACTGCAATGA
- the LOC125600038 gene encoding probable LRR receptor-like serine/threonine-protein kinase At5g10290 isoform X1 — MALSELWLSQILACVFIRCCIWPSRTLSRNKLNGTIPVSLTGLLNLINLLFDSNNLNGQILQTLFQIPKYNFTGNNLNCGVGQPHPCVSEVARSGDSSKPKTGIIAGVTVVLFGILVFLFCRDRHKGYKRDVFVDVAGWFVDVAAVPPQIGLVCFVLWFV, encoded by the exons ATGGCTCTCTCAGAGTTATGGCTCTCTCAGATTTTAGCATGCGTCTTTATTCGCTGTTGTATTTGGCCAAGCAGGACTTTGAGTAGGAACAAACTTAACGGGACTATCCCTGTGTCACTCACTGGTCTTCTGAACCTGATAAATCT TCTTTTTGATTCCAATAATCTCAATGGCCAGATTCTTCAAACTCTATTTCAGATCCCAAAATACAA TTTCACAGGAAACAACTTGAATTGTGGTGTTGGTCAACCTCACCCTTGTGTATCTGAGGTTGCCCGTTCAG GTGATTCAAGCAAGCCAAAAACTGGCATTATTGCAGGAGTTACTGTCGTCCTCTTTGGAATCTTAGTGTTCTTGTTCTGCAGGGATAGACATAAAGGATACAAACGTGACGTGTTCGTGGATGTTGCAGGTTGGTTCGTGGATGTTGCAGCTGTACCACCTCAAATTGGTTTGGTCTGTTTTGTGTTGTGGTTTGTTTGA
- the LOC125600038 gene encoding probable LRR receptor-like serine/threonine-protein kinase At5g63710 isoform X2 codes for MALSELWLSQILACVFIRCCIWPSRTLSRNKLNGTIPVSLTGLLNLINLLFDSNNLNGQILQTLFQIPKYNFTGNNLNCGVGQPHPCVSEVARSGIDIKDTNVTCSWMLQVGSWMLQLYHLKLVWSVLCCGLFELYIVVLLRTSTSAPE; via the exons ATGGCTCTCTCAGAGTTATGGCTCTCTCAGATTTTAGCATGCGTCTTTATTCGCTGTTGTATTTGGCCAAGCAGGACTTTGAGTAGGAACAAACTTAACGGGACTATCCCTGTGTCACTCACTGGTCTTCTGAACCTGATAAATCT TCTTTTTGATTCCAATAATCTCAATGGCCAGATTCTTCAAACTCTATTTCAGATCCCAAAATACAA TTTCACAGGAAACAACTTGAATTGTGGTGTTGGTCAACCTCACCCTTGTGTATCTGAGGTTGCCCGTTCAG GGATAGACATAAAGGATACAAACGTGACGTGTTCGTGGATGTTGCAGGTTGGTTCGTGGATGTTGCAGCTGTACCACCTCAAATTGGTTTGGTCTGTTTTGTGTTGTGGTTTGTTTGAACTTTATATAGTGGTGCTGCTCAGAACATCAACATCAGCACCAGAAtga
- the LOC125600038 gene encoding probable LRR receptor-like serine/threonine-protein kinase At5g10290 isoform X3, which translates to MLETYPLPRTLSRNKLNGTIPVSLTGLLNLINLLFDSNNLNGQILQTLFQIPKYNFTGNNLNCGVGQPHPCVSEVARSGDSSKPKTGIIAGVTVVLFGILVFLFCRDRHKGYKRDVFVDVAGWFVDVAAVPPQIGLVCFVLWFV; encoded by the exons ATGCTGGAAACTTATCCTCTTCCAAG GACTTTGAGTAGGAACAAACTTAACGGGACTATCCCTGTGTCACTCACTGGTCTTCTGAACCTGATAAATCT TCTTTTTGATTCCAATAATCTCAATGGCCAGATTCTTCAAACTCTATTTCAGATCCCAAAATACAA TTTCACAGGAAACAACTTGAATTGTGGTGTTGGTCAACCTCACCCTTGTGTATCTGAGGTTGCCCGTTCAG GTGATTCAAGCAAGCCAAAAACTGGCATTATTGCAGGAGTTACTGTCGTCCTCTTTGGAATCTTAGTGTTCTTGTTCTGCAGGGATAGACATAAAGGATACAAACGTGACGTGTTCGTGGATGTTGCAGGTTGGTTCGTGGATGTTGCAGCTGTACCACCTCAAATTGGTTTGGTCTGTTTTGTGTTGTGGTTTGTTTGA
- the LOC125600038 gene encoding probable LRR receptor-like serine/threonine-protein kinase At5g10290 isoform X6: protein MLETYPLPRTLSRNKLNGTIPVSLTGLLNLINLLFDSNNLNGQILQTLFQIPKYNFTGNNLNCGVGQPHPCVSEVARSGWFVDVAAVPPQIGLVCFVLWFV, encoded by the exons ATGCTGGAAACTTATCCTCTTCCAAG GACTTTGAGTAGGAACAAACTTAACGGGACTATCCCTGTGTCACTCACTGGTCTTCTGAACCTGATAAATCT TCTTTTTGATTCCAATAATCTCAATGGCCAGATTCTTCAAACTCTATTTCAGATCCCAAAATACAA TTTCACAGGAAACAACTTGAATTGTGGTGTTGGTCAACCTCACCCTTGTGTATCTGAGGTTGCCCGTTCAG GTTGGTTCGTGGATGTTGCAGCTGTACCACCTCAAATTGGTTTGGTCTGTTTTGTGTTGTGGTTTGTTTGA